The region GGCGGCCTGGACGCGGCCTGCGTCAGCAATCCCCTGAGGAACTCGGAGTAGCTCTGTCCCGCCTCCACCGCACGGATCTTCAACGTGCGGTAAACATCCTCCGGCACGTCGCGGATCTGAACCAGTACGCCCATACAGAAAGTATGGGCTCATTCGCAGTGCCACCGCAACACTCGTCCGGGTGGGCTCCGCCGCCGGAGCCCACCCGGAAACAGCAGGTCAGGACTTCGCGACCGCGACCGCGATCTCGGTGCCCTCGCCGACGGTGCCCGCGAAACCGCCTTCGGCACCGCCCGCCTCCAGGGCCTCGGCCAGGGTCTCGCCCGCGATGAACTCGCGGTGCGCCTCGACGGCCTCCAGCACCTCGGCCGGCGCCGACACCACGACCCGGACCCGGTCGGAGACCTCGAAGTCCGCCTCGCGCCGCGCCTGCTGGACGACCCGGACCACGTCGCGGGCCAGGCCCTCCAGCGCCAGCTCCGGCGTCACCTCGTTGTCGAGCACGACCAGGCCGCTTCCGCCGGGCAGCGCCGCCGCGGCCCCGGTGTCGGTGGACACCAGGCGCTCGGTGAACTCGCCCTCCCGCAGCTCGATCCCGGCCGCGACCACGTTTCCGGCCGGCGTGCGGGTCCAGTCACCGGACTTGACCGCCTTGATCACCGTCTGCACGTCCTTGCCCAGCCGCGGACCGGCCGCCCGCGCGTTCACCGCGACCTCGAACCGGCCGTGCGCGGCGACGTCGGTGGTCAGCTCGACGGACTTGACGTTCACCTCGTCGCGGACGAGGTCGGTGAACTGCCGCAACGACTCCGCCTCCGGCGTGGCGACCACCAGCCTGGACAGCGGCAGCCGGACCCGCAGCTTGTTGGACTTGCGCAGCGCCAGCGCCGAGGAGCAGACCTGGCGCACCCGGTCCATCGCCGAGACCAGCGCGGCGTCTGCGGGCAGCTCGTCGACCAGCGGCCAGTCCGCCAGGTGCACCGAGCGACCGCCGGTGAGCCCCCGCCACACCGACTCCGCGGTGAGCGGCAGCAGCGGCGCGACGACCCGGCAGGTCACCTCCAGCACGGTGTGCAGGGTGTCGATCGCGTCGCGGTCACCGGCCCAGAACCGGTCGCGCGAGCGCCGCACGTACCAGTTCGTCAGCACCTCCAGGAAGTCCCGCACCGTCGCGCAGGCACCCGCGAGGTCGAAAGTGTCCATCGCGTCCTGCACGTCGCCGACCAGCTCGTGGGTCTTGGCCAGCACGTAGCGGTCGAGCACGTGCTTGCTGTCCACTCTGGACCGGCCCTCGACGCCCTCGGCGTTGGCGTACAGCGCCAGGAAGTACCAGGAGTTCCACAGCGGCAGCACGGCCTGGCGCACCGCGTCGCGGATGCCCCGCTCGGTGACGACCAGGTCGCCGCCGCGCAGGATCGGGCTCGACATCAGGAACCAGCGCATCGCGTCGGAACCGTCGCGGTCGAAGACCTCGTTGACGTCGGGGTAGTTCTTCTTCGACTTCGACATCTTCAGGCCGTCGTGGCCCAGCACGATGCCGTGCGCCACGACGTTGGAGAACGCCGGGCGGTCGAACAGCGCGGTGGCCAGCACGTGCAGCGTGTAGAACCAGCCGCGGGTCTGGCCGTTGTACTCGACGATGAAGTCGCCCGGGTAGTGGTGCTCGAACCACTCGGCGTTCTCGAACGGGTAGTGCACCTGGGCGTAGGGCATCGACCCGGACTCGAACCAGCAGTCCAGCACCTCCGGCACGCGCCGCATGGTCGACTTCCCGCTCGGGTCGTCCGGGTTGGGCCTGGTCAGCTCGTCGATCTGCGGGCGGTGCAGGTCGGTGGGCCGCACGCCGAAGTCGCGCTCCAGCTCGTCCAGCGAGCCGTAGACGTCGGTGCGCGGGTAGGCCGGGTCGTCGGAGACCCACACCGGGATGGGCGAGCCCCAGTACCGGTTGCGGGAGATGTTCCAGTCGCGGGCGTTCTCCAGCCACTTGCCGAACTGGCCGTCGCGGATGTGCTCGGGCGACCAGTTGATCCGCTGGTTCAGCTCGACCATGCGGTCCTTGAACTGGCTGACCGCCACGAACCACGACGACACCGGGCGCTGGATCAGCGGGTTGTCGCAGCGCCAGCAGTGCGGGTACGGGTGGTCGTAGGTCTCGTGGCGCAGCAGCAGACCCGCGTCCTTGAGGTCGCGGATGATCTGCTTGTTGGCGTCGAAGATGTGCTGGCCCGCGTACGGCGGGGCCTCGGCGGTGAACTTGCCGTGCGCGTCCACGGGGACCGCCAGCTCCACGTCGGCGGCGTCGGTGACGGTCTTGTCGTCCTCGCCGAACGGGGCGATGTGCACGATGCCGGTGCCGTCCTCGGTGGTGACGAAGTCACCGGGCAGCACCTGGTGGGCGTTGCGGTTGCCGGCGAAGAAGTCGAACGGCGGCGTGTAGCCGACGCCGAGCAGGTCCTCGCCCTTCATCCGCCCGACCACGTGGTCGGCGACGTCCTCCCCCAGCTCCCGCGCGTAGGCGCCCAGGCGCGCCTCGGCCAGCACGTAGCGCTCGGCGCTGTTGGCGGGCGCCACCACCACGTAGTCGACCTCGGGGTGCACGGCGGCGGCGAAGTTCGACGGCAGCGTCCACGGGGTCGTCGTCCAGACCAGGGCCAGCGCGCCGTCGAAGACCTCTCCGGGGGCGTTCAGCCGCAGCCCGACGGTGACCGCCGGGTCCTGGCGCTGGCGGTAGACGTCGTCCATGCGGGTCTCGGTGTTGGACAGCGGCGTCTCGCAGCGCCAGCAGTACCAGAGCACCCGGAAGCCCTCGTAGACCAGACCCTTGTCCCACAGGGTCTTGAACGCCCACATGACGCTTTCCATGTAGTCCAGGTCGAGCGTCTTGTAGTCGTTGTCGAAGTCGACCCACCTCGCCTGGCGGGTGACGTAGTCCTCCCACTCGGCGGTGTAGCGCAGGACCGAGGCGCGGCAGGCGTCGTTGAACTCCGCCACGCCCATGGCCTCGATCTCGGACTTGGACGTGATGCCGAGCTGCTTCTCGGCCTCGACCTCGGCGGGCAGGCCGTGGCAGTCCCAGCCGAACCGGCGCTCCACCCGGCGGCCGCGCATCGTCTGGTAGCGCGGCACGGCGTCCTTGACGTAGCCGGTGAGCAGGTGGCCGTAGTGCGGCAGGCCGTTGGCGAAGGGCGGGCCGTCGTAGAAGACGAACTCGTTCGCCCCGTTGGCGCCCGCTTCCCTGGCCTGCACGCTGGCCTGGAAGGTCTTGTCGTCGGCCCAGTAATCCAGGACCTGGCGCTCGATCCCGGGGAACGACGGCTGCGCGGCGACGCCCTGGGCGTCGGTGCCGTTGAACGAAACCTTGGGATAGGCCATCGCGGATGTGCTCCTCGCGGTGTGTCGGGTCCACCCGGGGACGACACAGGTGCCGCGGTACCACCCCGCTTGCCGCCTGCGCGGAGACGCCGACGACCTCTCGTTGGCCGGCTGTGACGGGCCGGACCCGTCCGGTTCTACTGAGGCCGCGCGGGCCCGTTCTTCCGGAGGCTCCCCGGTGATGGCCGGATCGACGCCGTGGTGTTCGAAGCTTGGACCTCCCGGGAACGACGTCCCAGGAAGTGAGGTGCTCAGGATAGCGCGCGGGCGCCACCCGTTATTCCGGGGCCGCACGTGCCGGCCGCCGACTTGCTCGACCGCTGCCGACAACCTGTTCGGCCGCGGCCGCCGACCTGTTCACACGCCGCCGCTGGCCTCGGGCTCCAGACGCCGAACCGCGACCGGCTCCGGCTCGCGCTCTGGCGCTCGCCCGGTCAGTCCGACGCGGTCGCGCGCTGCCGGTCCGCCAGCGTGGCGTCCGGCGAGCACTGCGCGCAGGGCCCGAACCCGAGCTCGCGCGCCTCCCGCACCGGCAGCGGCAACACTTCGCGGCCGCCGAGCCACCCGCAGGACCGGAGGTGGTACCGGGGCCGCTCGTCGATGACGACGACCTCGGTCTCCAGCTCCGACACCACGAGCAGGTCCGCCGCGTCGGTCTCCTCCTCCGCGGGCTCCACCTCCGCGTCGGAGGACTCCCGCACGGCCGGCGCGGGCTGCTCGCCCTCGGTCCCGGACCGCCGCACCGCCGACGAGCTCGCTTCCCGTCGGCGCCGCGCCCGGTCCACGACCAGCAGCACCACGCCCAGCACGCACAGCAGAACCGACGCCCAGGCCCACTCGGGGCGATCGACGACGACCGCGCCGACCAGCACCCCGCCGGCCGCCAGGACCAGCAGCAGCACGATCAACAGCACGTCACTTCACGCCCTTTGCACGGCCCGGCCGCAACGGCCTCCGGCGGCGATACCTCCCCAGGTCACCGCCGCCGACAGCCGTCGTCGTCAGCCCGCCTCGGCGGCACGCGCCCCGAAGCTGTAGCTCTGCTGGCCGGAGGAGCGGCTGCCGCTCTCGGCCGGCGCCGCCGAACCGCGGTCCTGCAGCTCGCGGAGCTGCGACTCCAGGTAGGTCTGCAGTCTGGTCCGGTACTCGCGCTCGAAGGTGCGAAGGGTGTCGATCTTCTTCTCGAGCGC is a window of Saccharopolyspora erythraea NRRL 2338 DNA encoding:
- a CDS encoding FitA-like ribbon-helix-helix domain-containing protein; the protein is MGVLVQIRDVPEDVYRTLKIRAVEAGQSYSEFLRGLLTQAASRPPMAEMVRRLEQRGQLTDLDSTAADVRELRDAE
- the ileS gene encoding isoleucine--tRNA ligase produces the protein MAYPKVSFNGTDAQGVAAQPSFPGIERQVLDYWADDKTFQASVQAREAGANGANEFVFYDGPPFANGLPHYGHLLTGYVKDAVPRYQTMRGRRVERRFGWDCHGLPAEVEAEKQLGITSKSEIEAMGVAEFNDACRASVLRYTAEWEDYVTRQARWVDFDNDYKTLDLDYMESVMWAFKTLWDKGLVYEGFRVLWYCWRCETPLSNTETRMDDVYRQRQDPAVTVGLRLNAPGEVFDGALALVWTTTPWTLPSNFAAAVHPEVDYVVVAPANSAERYVLAEARLGAYARELGEDVADHVVGRMKGEDLLGVGYTPPFDFFAGNRNAHQVLPGDFVTTEDGTGIVHIAPFGEDDKTVTDAADVELAVPVDAHGKFTAEAPPYAGQHIFDANKQIIRDLKDAGLLLRHETYDHPYPHCWRCDNPLIQRPVSSWFVAVSQFKDRMVELNQRINWSPEHIRDGQFGKWLENARDWNISRNRYWGSPIPVWVSDDPAYPRTDVYGSLDELERDFGVRPTDLHRPQIDELTRPNPDDPSGKSTMRRVPEVLDCWFESGSMPYAQVHYPFENAEWFEHHYPGDFIVEYNGQTRGWFYTLHVLATALFDRPAFSNVVAHGIVLGHDGLKMSKSKKNYPDVNEVFDRDGSDAMRWFLMSSPILRGGDLVVTERGIRDAVRQAVLPLWNSWYFLALYANAEGVEGRSRVDSKHVLDRYVLAKTHELVGDVQDAMDTFDLAGACATVRDFLEVLTNWYVRRSRDRFWAGDRDAIDTLHTVLEVTCRVVAPLLPLTAESVWRGLTGGRSVHLADWPLVDELPADAALVSAMDRVRQVCSSALALRKSNKLRVRLPLSRLVVATPEAESLRQFTDLVRDEVNVKSVELTTDVAAHGRFEVAVNARAAGPRLGKDVQTVIKAVKSGDWTRTPAGNVVAAGIELREGEFTERLVSTDTGAAAALPGGSGLVVLDNEVTPELALEGLARDVVRVVQQARREADFEVSDRVRVVVSAPAEVLEAVEAHREFIAGETLAEALEAGGAEGGFAGTVGEGTEIAVAVAKS